CGATGACGGGGCCGACAATCTCGCGCGCGCCGAGCAGGGCGGCGTTGAAGGGCGACAGGCCTTCCTCGATATGGCGATGGATATTTTCGACCACGACAATGGCGTCATCCACCACCAGACCGATGGCCAGCACCATGGCGAGCAGGGTCAGCAGATTGAGCGAAAAGCCGAAGGCGAGCATCAGCGCCGCCGTTCCCAGCAACGACAGCGGGATGGTGACGATCGGAATGATGACCGCCCGCACCGACCCCAGGAACAGGAAGATGACGATCACGACGATCACGATCGCCTCGACCAGCGTATGCTCGACTTCCTCTATGGAGGCATTGACGAAATGGGCGACGTCGAAATCATTATGAACCTTGACGCCCGCCGGCGCGACCCGCTGGATTTCCGGCAGCAGCGCCTGCACCGCCTTGACGATCTCCAGCGGATTGCCGTCAGGTGTCGGCGATATGGCGATGGAAATGGCCGGTACGCCCGACGACAGGGCGCCGGCGTCATAATTCTGCCCGCCCAGTTCTACGGTCGCCACATCGGCGAGTTTCACGATGCTGCCCGCACCGGTCTTGAGCACCATGTCGCGAAACGCTTCCACATCGCGCAGGTCGGTCGCGGCCGTTATGTTGATCGCGGTGCTTGCGCCTTTCAACTGGCCCGGCGAAGCCTGCACGTTGTTGGCGCGCAGTGCATTGGCCACGTCGCCCGCCGTCAGGCCGCGCGCGGTCAACTTCACCGGGTCGACCCAGATACGCATGGCGAGCGGCGCGCCGCCCGACATCTCCGCCGATGCGACACCGGGAACGGAGGTAATCATCGGCTGGGCCACGCGGGTCGCGAAATCCTGGATCTGCGGCGGCGGCAGCGTCTTGCTGGAAAAGGAGACATATTGGATCGCCGACGCGCCGTCGGTGATCTTGTTGATGACCGGATCGGTAACGCCTGCGGGCAGGCGATATTTGACCTGCTGCACCTTTGCCAGAATTTCGGTCATGGACCTGTCCGCATTGGCGTTCAGCACCAGCTTGGCGGCGATATGGCTTTTCCCCTGGCTGGAAGTGGAGGACAGATATTCGATACCGTTCGCCGTCGCGATCGCCTGCGCGATCGGGGTGGTGACGAAACCCTGCATCACATCCTGCGTCGCACCGGGAAAGGCGGTGTCGATGGTGATCGTCGCGCTTTCCATCTTCGGATATTGGCGGATCGGCAGGCTGAACAGCGCCGCCAAACCCACCAACAGGATCAGCAGGCTGACGACGATCGACAGGATCGGACGGCGGATGAAGATATCGGTGAAGGCCATCTCAGCGGCCTCCCTGCGCTGCGGGTGCGGCGACCTTGACCTCGGCGCCCGGCTGGACGCGCAATTGCCCTTCGGTCACGACCATGTCACCGGCCTTGATGCCGCTGGTCACGACCACCTCGTTGCCGATGCGACGCCCGGTCTGGACCGGCACTATCTCCGCCTTGCCGCCCGCGCGGGCGTTTTTCCCGCGAATGACGATGATGCTGTCGCCCTGGGCCGATGTCTGGATCGCCGTGGCGGGCACCAGCAACGCGCCCTGCTGCACCGGCAATTCCAGCGCAGCGGTCACATACATGCCGGGGCGCAGCGCACGGTCGGGATTGGGCAACAGCGCCTGAACCGTGACATTGCGGGTATCCTCACCGATCTTGGGTTCGATCGCGTTGACCCTGGCGGTGAAGCGACGGCCCGGCCAGGCGTCGCTGGTGACGATGACGGTCGATCCGGGCTTCAACCGGCTCAATTCCTGCTGCGGCAGGGCGAAATCCACGAACAGCGTGTCGAGCGCCGTCAGCGTCGCGACCGCGTCGCCGGGATTGAGATATTGGCCCAGATTGACGCGGCGGATGCCTAGCACCCCGGCAAAGGGCGCACGCACCTGCTTCTGGACGAGACGGGCGTCGATCTGCTGCACGGCCGCCGTCGCCTGATCGCGATCGGCGACGCGCTGTTCCATCAATTCGCGCGGCTCCGCGCCCGTCGGCGCCAGCTCGCGGGACCGGGCGACCTGCACGCCGGCAAAGGCAGCCTTGGCCTGCGCAGCGCGGCGGTCGGCGCGTTCCGGCCCGTCGAACAGTTGCACCAGCAGCGCGCCCGTGCCGACATTGGCCCCCGCCTCGAAATGAATGGCGGACACCCGTCCCCCTATTTCAGGGGACAGCGTCACCTCCCGAACGGCGCGCAGATTGCCTACAGCTTCCAGCGCCGCAGGAATATCGCGCGGAGAGACCAGGGTTGCGGCCACAACCACGGCTTGGGGTTGCCAGGCCTGCGCCTGCCCCGCCCGCCATCCGCGCCATAGATAGAGCGCGCCCAGCAAGACCAGCAATATGATGATCGTCAGGATGATCGCGCGCGTCGGCCGAGCCGTGACGCGGGGCCTATCGGAAGACGGCAGGTCGTTCATGCCAATGCCTCCTTCCGCTTTGCCCAAAAGGGCCGGGTCCAGAACAGAACGGCAAGGCAATGGGGATCGATGCTCATCGGTGATCCGTTACAAAAAATGGGAATGGGGCTGGAAAGCGGCGCGCAATCAGGCGCGCCACGCGGGGCGGCGTTTCCAGGGTGATGAAGAGGCATTGGCAATTGCCAGGCACAGACACGAACGCTCCTCCACTGGGGACGAAACGTGCAGATGCGAAAGCCGCAAGCCCCACGCGCCATCCCAGACCATAAGGTCAGGTTGACGCCGTGGCGGGGAAGAACTTGCCACAGGGGCAAGCGCAGGAGACACCACCCTGCGACTCTATTTTCGGCCCGGTTTGGCTATCCATGTTGCAAAGGACTTGCAACATATTTTGCGCCGTCGGTCGGTGAACGGAAACAGAACGGCAATTGCCGTGGCCGGAGAATCTCAAATGCGCCTCCCTTGCGAATCAGGGAGTGCCTCTATAAAACCTCAACAATGGTTGAGGTAAAGCCTCTTCTATCCAATCTCTCGATTTTATTCACGACAGGATTCGACCCATGGTACTCGCCGCGACCAATCTGACCGTGGGAGAGGTCGCCCGGCGCGCAGGCGTGCCGGTGTCGACCCTGCATTTCTACGAAGCGCAGGGTCTGATCGAAAGCCATCGTACCAGTGGCAATCAGCGGCGCTATCACCGATTGGTGCTGCGCCTGATCGCCATTATCAAAGTGGCGCAGCGCGTCGGCATCCCCCTTGCCCAGATCAGGGACAATATTGCGCGGCTCCCCTCCGGCCATGTGCGCAACGCGGCGGACTGGGCAGCCTTGTCGAGCGCCTGGTTCACCCAACTGGACCATCGGATCGCGCTGCTCACGCGCCTGCGCGATCAGTTGGACAGTTGCATCGGATGCGGCTGCCTGTCGCTGTCGGACTGCCCCTTGCGCAATCCGGACGACATTGCCGCCGACATTGGCACAGGCGCATGGGCTTTCCCACCAAGCGGCGACGACCCGCGTGAGGATGCCGATCCCGAAAACTATCACTGACCCGGCCTCCCGCTCCTCATAGGAGGCCGGAACCGTTCACGCCCTTCAGCCCGCTATACTCGGCAGATCCAGCCCTTTGTCGCGCGCGCAGTCGATTGCCTGTGGATAGCCCGCATCGGCATGACGCATCACGCCGGTGGCGGGATCATTCCAGAGCACGCGCTCCAGCCGCCGTGCGGCTGCTTCCGTCCCGTCGGCGACGATCACCATGCCGGCGTGCTGTGAATAGCCCATGCCCACGCCACCGCCATGATGCAGCGACACCCAGGTCGCGCCGCTGGCGGTGTTGAGCAGGGCGTTGAGCAGCGGCCAATCCGACACGGCGTCGGAACCGTCCCGCATCGCTTCCGTCTCGCGATTGGGGCTGGCGACCGAACCACTGTCCAGATGATCGCGGCCGATCACCACCGGCGCCTTGAGTTCGCCCTTGGCCACCATCTCGTTGAAGGCAAGGCCAAGCCGATGCCGGTCGCCCAGTCCGACCCAGCAGATACGCGCCGGCAGGCCCTGAAACTGGATCTTCTCGCGCGCCATGTCGAGCCAGCGGTGGAGATGCGCGTCGTCGGGCAGCAATTGCTTCACCTTGGCGTCGGTGCGGTAGATATCTTCGGGATCACCCGATAGCGCGACCCAACGGAACGGGCCGACGCCCCGGCAGAAGAGCGGGCGGATATAGGCCGGGACGAAACCGGGAAAATCAAAGGCGTTGACCACACCCTCATCCTTCGCGACCTGCCGGATATTATTGCCATAATCGACGGTCGGCACGCCGGCCGCCTGAAAGTCCAGCATGGCGCGGACATGCACGGCCATGGACGCCTTCGCTGCCTTCGCTACCGCCTCCGGCTCGCGCTCGCGCCGTTCGATCCACTGGGCGACGGTCCAGCCGGCGGGTAGATAGCCGTTCACCGGGTCATGCGCCGATGTCTGGTCGGTCAAGAGGTCGGGACGGATACCCCGCCGGTAGAGTTCGGGCAGCAGCTCGGCCGCATTGCCGAGCAGGCCGACCGAAACCGGTGTCCCGGTCGCACGGCTTTCCTCGATGATCGCCATCGCTTCCTCGATCGTTTCGGCCGCGCGGTCGAGATATCCGGTACGCAGCCGCATCTCGATCCGGCTGCGCTGGCATTCGATCGCCACACAGGACGCGCCCGCCATCACCGCGGCCAGCGGCTGCGCACCGCCCATGCCGCCCAGCCCTGCCGTCAGCAGCCACCGCCCCGACAGGTCGCCGCCATAATGCTGCCGCCCCATCTCGACGAATGTCTCATAGGTGCCCTGCACAATGCCCTGCGTGCCGATATAGATCCAGCTACCCGCCGTCATCTGGCCGTACATGGCCAGCCCCTTGCGATCCAGTTCGGCGAAATGCTCCCAGTTCGCCCATTTGGGCACCAGATTGCTATTGGCGATCAGCACGCGCGGCGCATCTTCATGGGTGCGGAATATGCCGACCGGCTTGCCCGACTGGATCAGCAGCGTCTGGTCATCCTCCAGCCGGCGCAGCGCCTCCACGATCCGGTCATAGCTTTCCCAGTCACGCGCGGCGCGGCCGATGCCGCCATAAACGACCAGCTCCTCCGGCCGTTCGGCAACGTCGGGATGAAGATTGTTCATCAGCATCCGCAACGGCGCTTCGGTAAGCCAGCTTTTTGCCGACAGCGCCGTCCCGGTCGCAGGCTTGATGATGCGGCTGTTGTCGAGACGGGTCATGGAAACTCTCCTGTTCAGACACTGGCGAAGGCGATGCACGCCGCGATGATGGTCTTGAGATCGTCGATCAGCGGGGTCGCCGGATCGAAGGGCGTCGGCCAGTTATCGGGGGCAAGACGCACTGGTTCGGTCAGGTAGCCGCGCATCGCCAGTTCCATCTGGATGGCGTGAAACCCTTCCGCCGGGCGGCCATAGTGGCGCGTTGTCCAGCCGCCCCGAAACCGGCCATTGAGGACATGGCAGCGCCCCGTCGCTTCCACCGCGCCAACCACCGCCGCTTCCAGCGCAGGATCGCAAGTCACGCCGCCATCCGTGCCGATGTTGAACTGCGGCAATTCTCCATCGAACAGGCGCGGTACATGGCTGACGATCGAATGGGCGTCATACAGGACGACCTTGCCATGGGCGGCGCGCAGCCGGTCCAGTTCGGCCGACAGCGCGGCATGATAGGGATCGAACCAGCGCTTGCGACGCCGCGCGATTTCCCCGGCGTCCGGCACCTCATCGCGATAAAGCGGTTCCCCGTCGAAGGTCGTGGTCGGGCAAAGCGCAGTCGTCGCCTGACCCGGATAGAGCGATCGGCCCGCCGGATCGCGGTTCACATCGATCACGCTGCGCGAAATGCGCGTTCGCACGATCGTCGCGCCCATCTCCACCGCGAAGCCATAAAGGCGATCAACCCACCAGTCGGCATCCTTGCGCGCTAGCCAGGGCGAGACGAAGTGCGCCTCCATCCCATCTGGAATACCGGTGCCGGTATGCGGCAACCCGATCACCAGCGGCGCGTCACCGCGATATATATCGAGCCAGTCGGTCATGTCAGCCCCGGCAATGGCAGGCCGACCGCCTCGATCAGCGCACCCGACCGGATGATCGCGTTCGCGGCCTCCATGTCGGGATGGAAATGGCGGTCGTCCTCCAGCATTGGCACCACGGCGCGCAGACAGGCACGAGCGCGCTCAAGCGGCGCACTGGACCGGAGCGGCGCATGGAAATCGCAGCCCTGGGCGGCGGCGAGCAGTTCGATCCCGACCACCGCCCCGGCGTTGCGCGCCATGTCGAGCAGGCGGCGGCTGCCATGCGCCGCCATCGACACATGATCTTCCTGATTGGCCGATGTCGGCAGGGAATCGACGCTGGCGGGGGTCGCGCGCTGCTTGTTTTCGGACACCAAGGCGGCAGCCGTGACCTGCGGGATCATGAAACCCGAATTAAGCCCCGGCCTGGGCGTCAAGAAGGCGGGCAGCCCCGACAGCGCCGGATCGACCAGCATGGCGATGCGCCGCTCGGTAATGGAGCCGATCTCGCAGATCGCCAGCGCCAGCATGTCGGCGGCGAAGGCAACCGGCTCGGCATGGAAATTACCGCCCGACAGTGCCTCATCCGTGTCGGGAAAGATCAACGGATTGTCCGAAACGCCATTCGCCTCGATCTCCAGCGTGGTCGCCGCCTGCCGCATCAGGTCCAGGACAGCTCCCATCACCTGCGGCTGGCAGCGCAGGCAATAAGGGTCCTGCACGCGGGTATCATCTTCCAGATGGCTCGCCCGGATCGCCGATCCCACCATGAGTTGACGCAGGGTGTCGGCCGTCTCGATCTGGCCCGGCTGGCGACGCAGCGCATGGATGCGCGGATCGAAGGGCGTGTCCGATCCCTTGGCCGCCTCGGTCGCCAGCGCGCCGGTAACAAGCGCGGACTGGAACAGCGTTTCCGTCTCGAACAGACCGGCAAGCGCGTTGGCGGTCGAAAATTGCGTGCCGTTGAGCAGCGCCAGCCCTTCCTTCGGACCAAGCGTCAACGGCGCGAGGCCGGCCCGATCCAGCGCGGCCTGAGCAGGCAGGCGCTGCCCATCCACCTCGATCGCACCGACGCCGATCATGGCGGCGGCCATATGAGCAAGCGGGGCAAGGTCGCCGCTCGCGCCCACCGATCCCTGCGACGGTACTACCGGCGTCAGCCCGGTGCGCAGCATCGCATCCAGCAAGGCGATCGTCTCCGGCTTCACCCCCGACGCTCCCTGCGCCAGGCTGGTGAGCTTGAGCGCCATCATCAGCCGCACGATCGCGACGGGCGAAGGATCGCCCGTGCCAGCCGCATGGCTGAGAACGATGTTGCGCTGGAGCGTCGCCAGATCCTCGTCGCCGATCTTGACGCTCGCCAGCTTGCCGAAGCCGGTATTGAGGCCATAGACGGGCTTATGCTGGGCGATGATGCGCTCGACCGCAGCGGCGCTGGCGGTGATTGCCGGGGCGCTGGCGGCATCCAGACGCGGCGTCGCCCCGCGATAGACGGCGCGCCATTGCGCCAGGCTGGTTTCGCCGGGGGTCAGGATGATCTCGCTCATAGGCCTTTCCAGATGCGGGCATGGAGCGGGTTCAGCCCCATGCGATAGACAAGCTCGGCGGGACGCTCGACGTTCCAGATGGCAAGGTCGCAGCTCTTGCCGACCTCGATCGTGCCGACTTCCCGGCTCAACCCAAGCGCGCGGGCCGCGTTGCGGGTAACACCGGCCAGACATTCCTCGACGGTCAGGCGGAACAGGGTCGCCCCCATGTTCATCGCGAGCAGCAGGGATGTCAGCGGCGATGTGCCGGGATTGCAATCGGTCGCAATCGCGATCGGCACGCCCGCCGCGCGCAGGCCATCGACCGGCGGTCGCTTCGTCTCGCGCGTGAAGTAGAAAGCGCCCGGCAAGAGGGTCGCGACCGTCCCGGCCCGCGCCATGGCGGCGATGCCATCCGCGTCCAGATGTTCCAGATGATCGGCGGAAAGCGCGCCTGACTCAGCGGCGAGCCTTGCGCCATGCAGGTTCGACAATTGTTCGGCGTGCAGCTTGACCGGCAGCCCCAGCCGCCGCGCGGCATCGAACATCCGTGCCGTCTGGGCCGCCGAAAAGCCGATCCCCTCGCAAAAGGCGTCGACCGCGTCGACCAGACCGGCCTTGGCCGCTGCCGGCAACATATCGTCGCACAATGCCGCGATATAGCCATCCGCGTCGCCCGTATATTCAGGCGGCAGCGCATGGGCGCCCAGAAAGGTCGTGCAAACCCGCACCGGCCGCACCTCTCCCAATGCGCGGGCCGCCCGCAGCATCTTCAACTCGTCCTCATGCGTCAGCCCATAGCCGGACTTGACTTCAACCGTCGTCACGCCCTCGGCGATCAGCGCATCGAGACGGGGCAGCGCGCTGTCGATCAGGGCCGCCTCGCTGGCCGCCCGTGTCGCCTTCATGGTCGAAACGATGCCGCCGCCGGCCCGCGCAATCTCCTCATAGGACGCCCCGGCCAGACGCAACTCGAACTCATGCGCGCGATCGCCGGCATGGACCAGATGGGTGTGGCAATCGATCAGGCCCGGCGTGATCCAGCGCCCGTCGCAGCCGATCATTTCCACTGCCTCAAAACGCGGCGCATCATCTGTCGCCCCGGCATAGAGGATGCGGCCGTCAGCGGCGGCGATCACGCCCTGCTCGACGATGCCGAGCGCGTCGCCCGCCATCGTCGCCAGCCGCGCATCCTTCCAAAGCCGATCGCACCGCATCCCGAATCTCCCTGCCCCAAAGCATTGCACCGAACATCAATAATGTATAGACATAATTGCGGAGGCCGTCCGATGAACGCAAATGCACGCAGTAGCTTTCACCTTGCCAAGGCGCTGCTGCCCGACGGCTGGGCCGATCATGTCCGAATGACCGTCGCCGACGGCCTGATCGCCGAAATCGAAACGGACGCCACCCCGCAAGCGGATGACGCGCGCCTTGGCATCGTCCTGCCGGGCCTGCCCAACCTGCACAGCCACGCCTTCCAGCGCGGCATGGCCGGTCTGGCC
The window above is part of the Sphingobium sp. BYY-5 genome. Proteins encoded here:
- a CDS encoding efflux RND transporter periplasmic adaptor subunit gives rise to the protein MNDLPSSDRPRVTARPTRAIILTIIILLVLLGALYLWRGWRAGQAQAWQPQAVVVAATLVSPRDIPAALEAVGNLRAVREVTLSPEIGGRVSAIHFEAGANVGTGALLVQLFDGPERADRRAAQAKAAFAGVQVARSRELAPTGAEPRELMEQRVADRDQATAAVQQIDARLVQKQVRAPFAGVLGIRRVNLGQYLNPGDAVATLTALDTLFVDFALPQQELSRLKPGSTVIVTSDAWPGRRFTARVNAIEPKIGEDTRNVTVQALLPNPDRALRPGMYVTAALELPVQQGALLVPATAIQTSAQGDSIIVIRGKNARAGGKAEIVPVQTGRRIGNEVVVTSGIKAGDMVVTEGQLRVQPGAEVKVAAPAAQGGR
- the soxR gene encoding redox-sensitive transcriptional activator SoxR, which codes for MVLAATNLTVGEVARRAGVPVSTLHFYEAQGLIESHRTSGNQRRYHRLVLRLIAIIKVAQRVGIPLAQIRDNIARLPSGHVRNAADWAALSSAWFTQLDHRIALLTRLRDQLDSCIGCGCLSLSDCPLRNPDDIAADIGTGAWAFPPSGDDPREDADPENYH
- the hutU gene encoding urocanate hydratase; the encoded protein is MTRLDNSRIIKPATGTALSAKSWLTEAPLRMLMNNLHPDVAERPEELVVYGGIGRAARDWESYDRIVEALRRLEDDQTLLIQSGKPVGIFRTHEDAPRVLIANSNLVPKWANWEHFAELDRKGLAMYGQMTAGSWIYIGTQGIVQGTYETFVEMGRQHYGGDLSGRWLLTAGLGGMGGAQPLAAVMAGASCVAIECQRSRIEMRLRTGYLDRAAETIEEAMAIIEESRATGTPVSVGLLGNAAELLPELYRRGIRPDLLTDQTSAHDPVNGYLPAGWTVAQWIERREREPEAVAKAAKASMAVHVRAMLDFQAAGVPTVDYGNNIRQVAKDEGVVNAFDFPGFVPAYIRPLFCRGVGPFRWVALSGDPEDIYRTDAKVKQLLPDDAHLHRWLDMAREKIQFQGLPARICWVGLGDRHRLGLAFNEMVAKGELKAPVVIGRDHLDSGSVASPNRETEAMRDGSDAVSDWPLLNALLNTASGATWVSLHHGGGVGMGYSQHAGMVIVADGTEAAARRLERVLWNDPATGVMRHADAGYPQAIDCARDKGLDLPSIAG
- the hutG gene encoding N-formylglutamate deformylase, yielding MTDWLDIYRGDAPLVIGLPHTGTGIPDGMEAHFVSPWLARKDADWWVDRLYGFAVEMGATIVRTRISRSVIDVNRDPAGRSLYPGQATTALCPTTTFDGEPLYRDEVPDAGEIARRRKRWFDPYHAALSAELDRLRAAHGKVVLYDAHSIVSHVPRLFDGELPQFNIGTDGGVTCDPALEAAVVGAVEATGRCHVLNGRFRGGWTTRHYGRPAEGFHAIQMELAMRGYLTEPVRLAPDNWPTPFDPATPLIDDLKTIIAACIAFASV
- the hutH gene encoding histidine ammonia-lyase → MSEIILTPGETSLAQWRAVYRGATPRLDAASAPAITASAAAVERIIAQHKPVYGLNTGFGKLASVKIGDEDLATLQRNIVLSHAAGTGDPSPVAIVRLMMALKLTSLAQGASGVKPETIALLDAMLRTGLTPVVPSQGSVGASGDLAPLAHMAAAMIGVGAIEVDGQRLPAQAALDRAGLAPLTLGPKEGLALLNGTQFSTANALAGLFETETLFQSALVTGALATEAAKGSDTPFDPRIHALRRQPGQIETADTLRQLMVGSAIRASHLEDDTRVQDPYCLRCQPQVMGAVLDLMRQAATTLEIEANGVSDNPLIFPDTDEALSGGNFHAEPVAFAADMLALAICEIGSITERRIAMLVDPALSGLPAFLTPRPGLNSGFMIPQVTAAALVSENKQRATPASVDSLPTSANQEDHVSMAAHGSRRLLDMARNAGAVVGIELLAAAQGCDFHAPLRSSAPLERARACLRAVVPMLEDDRHFHPDMEAANAIIRSGALIEAVGLPLPGLT
- the hutI gene encoding imidazolonepropionase gives rise to the protein MRCDRLWKDARLATMAGDALGIVEQGVIAAADGRILYAGATDDAPRFEAVEMIGCDGRWITPGLIDCHTHLVHAGDRAHEFELRLAGASYEEIARAGGGIVSTMKATRAASEAALIDSALPRLDALIAEGVTTVEVKSGYGLTHEDELKMLRAARALGEVRPVRVCTTFLGAHALPPEYTGDADGYIAALCDDMLPAAAKAGLVDAVDAFCEGIGFSAAQTARMFDAARRLGLPVKLHAEQLSNLHGARLAAESGALSADHLEHLDADGIAAMARAGTVATLLPGAFYFTRETKRPPVDGLRAAGVPIAIATDCNPGTSPLTSLLLAMNMGATLFRLTVEECLAGVTRNAARALGLSREVGTIEVGKSCDLAIWNVERPAELVYRMGLNPLHARIWKGL